In a genomic window of Phyllostomus discolor isolate MPI-MPIP mPhyDis1 chromosome 5, mPhyDis1.pri.v3, whole genome shotgun sequence:
- the SFPQ gene encoding splicing factor, proline- and glutamine-rich isoform X2 — MSRDRFRSRGGGGFHRRGGGGGRGGLHDFRSPPPGMGLNQNRGPMGPGPGQGGPKPPIPPPPPHQQQQQPPPQQQPPPQQPPPPLQPPHQQPPPHQQPPPHQQPPPPQDSSKPVVPQGPGPAPGVSSTPPASGPAPPATPPTSGATTGPGPIPTPPPAVTTAPPGAPPPTPPSSGVPTTPPQAGGPPPPPAGGPLPGPKQGPGPGGPKGGKMPGGPKPGGGPGLGAPGGHPKPPHRGGGEPRGGRQHHPPYHQQHHQGPPPGGPGGRSEEKISDSEGFKANLSLLRRPGEKTYTQRCRLFVGNLPADITEDEFKRLFAKYGEPGEVFINKGKGFGFIKLESRALAEIAKAELDDTPMRGRQLRVRFATHAAALSVRNLSPYVSNELLEEAFSQFGPIERAVVIVDDRGRSTGKGIVEFASKPAARKAFERCSEGVFLLTTTPRPVIVEPLEQLDDEDGLPEKLAQKNPMYQKERETPPRFAQHGTFEYEYSQRWKSLDEMEKQQREQVEKNMKDAKDKLESEMEDAYHEHQANLLRQDLMRRQEELRRMEELHNQEMQKRKEMQLRQEEERRRREEEMMIRQREMEEQMRRQREESYSRMGYMDPRERDMRMGGGGAMNMGDPYGSGGQKFPPLGGGGGIGYEANPGVPPATMSGSMMGSDMVRVVDVG; from the exons ATGTCTCGGGATCGGTTCCGGAGCCGCGGTGGTGGCGGTTTCCATCGGCGCGGAGGAGGCGGTGGTCGCGGCGGCCTCCACGACTTTCGCTCTCCGCCGCCCGGCATGGGCCTCAATCAGAACCGCGGACCCATGGGTCCCGGCCCGGGCCAGGGTGGTCCCAAACCCCCGATCCCGCCACCGCCTCCAcaccaacagcagcagcagccaccaccgcagcagcagcctccaccgcagcagccgccgccgccgcttcAGCCACCGCATCAGCAGCCGCCACCGCATCAACAGCCGCCACCGCATCAGCAGCCGCCACCGCCACAGGACTCGTCCAAGCCCGTCGTTCCTCAGGGACCCGGCCCGGCTCCTGGAGTAAGCAGCACTCCGCCGGCCTCCGGCCCGGCTCCTCCCGCCACTCCCCCGACCTCTGGGGCCACCACTGGGCCAGGCCCTATCCCGACCCCGCCGCCCGCTGTCACCACGGCGCCCCCCGGGGCGCCCCCGCCTACGCCGCCGAGCAGCGGagtccccaccaccccacctcaGGCTGGGGGTCCGCCGCCTCCACCCGCAGGGGGCCCTCTCCCGGGGCCTAAGCAGGGCCCAGGACCCGGCGGTCCCAAAGGTGGCAAAATGCCAGGCGGGCCGAAGCCCGGCGGTGGCCCGGGCCTAGGCGCTCCTGGTGGCCATCCCAAGCCGCCGCATCGAGGAGGCGGGGAGCCTCGCGGAGGCCGGCAGCACCACCCCCCCTATCACCAGCAGCACCACCAGGGTCCCCCGCCCGGTGGGCCCGGCGGCCGCAGCGAGGAAAAGATCTCCGACTCGGAG GGGTTTAAAGCCAACTTGTCTCTGTTGAGGAGACCTGGAGAGAAAACTTACACTCAACGTTGTCGGTTGTTTGTTGGGAATCTACCTGCTGATATTACGGAGGACGAATTCAAAAGACTGTTTGCTAAATATGGAGAACCAGGAGAAGTTTTTATCAACAAAGGCAAAGGATTTGGATTTATTAAACTT GAATCTAGAGCATTGGCTGAAATTGCCAAAGCTGAACTTGATGATACACCCATGAGAGGTAGACAGCTTCGGGTTCGCTTTGCCACACATGCTGCTGCCCTTTCCGTTCGAAACCTTTCACCTTATGTTTCCAATGAACTGTTGGAGGAAGCCTTTAGCCAGTTTGGTCCTATTGAAAGGGCTGTGGTAATTGTGGATGATCGTGGAAGATCTACAGGGAAAGGCATTGTTGAATTTGCTTCCAAACCAGCAgcaagaaaagcatttgaaagaTGCAGCGAAGGTGTTTTCTTACTGACAAC aacTCCGCGTCCAGTCATTGTGGAACCCCTTGAACAATTAGATGATGAAGATGGTCTTCCTGAAAAACTTGCGCAGAAGAATCCGATGTATCAAAA ggagagagaaactcCTCCTCGTTTTGCCCAGCATGGTACGTTTGAATATGAATATTCTCAGAGATGGAAGTCCTTGGATGAAATGGAGAAACAGCAGAGGGAACAAGttgaaaaaaacatgaaagatgCAAAAGACAAATTGGAAAGTGAAATGGAAGATGCCTATCATGAACATCAGGCAAATCTTCTGCGTCAAG ATCTGATGCGACGCCAGGAAGAATTAAGGCGAATGGAAGAACTTCACAATCAAGAAATGCAGAAACGAAAAGAAATGCAATTAAG GCAAGAAGAGGAACGACgtagaagggaagaagagatgaTGATTCGTCAGCGTGAGATGGAAGAACAAATGAGACGCCAAAGAGAGGAAAGTTATAGCCGAATGGGCTACATGGATCCA agagaaagagacatgagAATGGGTGGTGGAGGAGCAATGAACATGGGAG ATCCCTATGGTTCAGGAGGCCAGAAATTTCCACCTttaggtggtggtggtggaataGGTTATGAAGCTAACCCTGGAGTTCCACCAGCAACCATGAGTGGTTCCATGATGGGAAGCGACATG
- the SFPQ gene encoding splicing factor, proline- and glutamine-rich isoform X1: protein MSRDRFRSRGGGGFHRRGGGGGRGGLHDFRSPPPGMGLNQNRGPMGPGPGQGGPKPPIPPPPPHQQQQQPPPQQQPPPQQPPPPLQPPHQQPPPHQQPPPHQQPPPPQDSSKPVVPQGPGPAPGVSSTPPASGPAPPATPPTSGATTGPGPIPTPPPAVTTAPPGAPPPTPPSSGVPTTPPQAGGPPPPPAGGPLPGPKQGPGPGGPKGGKMPGGPKPGGGPGLGAPGGHPKPPHRGGGEPRGGRQHHPPYHQQHHQGPPPGGPGGRSEEKISDSEGFKANLSLLRRPGEKTYTQRCRLFVGNLPADITEDEFKRLFAKYGEPGEVFINKGKGFGFIKLESRALAEIAKAELDDTPMRGRQLRVRFATHAAALSVRNLSPYVSNELLEEAFSQFGPIERAVVIVDDRGRSTGKGIVEFASKPAARKAFERCSEGVFLLTTTPRPVIVEPLEQLDDEDGLPEKLAQKNPMYQKERETPPRFAQHGTFEYEYSQRWKSLDEMEKQQREQVEKNMKDAKDKLESEMEDAYHEHQANLLRQDLMRRQEELRRMEELHNQEMQKRKEMQLRQEEERRRREEEMMIRQREMEEQMRRQREESYSRMGYMDPRERDMRMGGGGAMNMGDPYGSGGQKFPPLGGGGGIGYEANPGVPPATMSGSMMGSDMRTERFGQGGAGPVGGQGPRGMGPGTPAGYGRGREEYEGPNKKPRF from the exons ATGTCTCGGGATCGGTTCCGGAGCCGCGGTGGTGGCGGTTTCCATCGGCGCGGAGGAGGCGGTGGTCGCGGCGGCCTCCACGACTTTCGCTCTCCGCCGCCCGGCATGGGCCTCAATCAGAACCGCGGACCCATGGGTCCCGGCCCGGGCCAGGGTGGTCCCAAACCCCCGATCCCGCCACCGCCTCCAcaccaacagcagcagcagccaccaccgcagcagcagcctccaccgcagcagccgccgccgccgcttcAGCCACCGCATCAGCAGCCGCCACCGCATCAACAGCCGCCACCGCATCAGCAGCCGCCACCGCCACAGGACTCGTCCAAGCCCGTCGTTCCTCAGGGACCCGGCCCGGCTCCTGGAGTAAGCAGCACTCCGCCGGCCTCCGGCCCGGCTCCTCCCGCCACTCCCCCGACCTCTGGGGCCACCACTGGGCCAGGCCCTATCCCGACCCCGCCGCCCGCTGTCACCACGGCGCCCCCCGGGGCGCCCCCGCCTACGCCGCCGAGCAGCGGagtccccaccaccccacctcaGGCTGGGGGTCCGCCGCCTCCACCCGCAGGGGGCCCTCTCCCGGGGCCTAAGCAGGGCCCAGGACCCGGCGGTCCCAAAGGTGGCAAAATGCCAGGCGGGCCGAAGCCCGGCGGTGGCCCGGGCCTAGGCGCTCCTGGTGGCCATCCCAAGCCGCCGCATCGAGGAGGCGGGGAGCCTCGCGGAGGCCGGCAGCACCACCCCCCCTATCACCAGCAGCACCACCAGGGTCCCCCGCCCGGTGGGCCCGGCGGCCGCAGCGAGGAAAAGATCTCCGACTCGGAG GGGTTTAAAGCCAACTTGTCTCTGTTGAGGAGACCTGGAGAGAAAACTTACACTCAACGTTGTCGGTTGTTTGTTGGGAATCTACCTGCTGATATTACGGAGGACGAATTCAAAAGACTGTTTGCTAAATATGGAGAACCAGGAGAAGTTTTTATCAACAAAGGCAAAGGATTTGGATTTATTAAACTT GAATCTAGAGCATTGGCTGAAATTGCCAAAGCTGAACTTGATGATACACCCATGAGAGGTAGACAGCTTCGGGTTCGCTTTGCCACACATGCTGCTGCCCTTTCCGTTCGAAACCTTTCACCTTATGTTTCCAATGAACTGTTGGAGGAAGCCTTTAGCCAGTTTGGTCCTATTGAAAGGGCTGTGGTAATTGTGGATGATCGTGGAAGATCTACAGGGAAAGGCATTGTTGAATTTGCTTCCAAACCAGCAgcaagaaaagcatttgaaagaTGCAGCGAAGGTGTTTTCTTACTGACAAC aacTCCGCGTCCAGTCATTGTGGAACCCCTTGAACAATTAGATGATGAAGATGGTCTTCCTGAAAAACTTGCGCAGAAGAATCCGATGTATCAAAA ggagagagaaactcCTCCTCGTTTTGCCCAGCATGGTACGTTTGAATATGAATATTCTCAGAGATGGAAGTCCTTGGATGAAATGGAGAAACAGCAGAGGGAACAAGttgaaaaaaacatgaaagatgCAAAAGACAAATTGGAAAGTGAAATGGAAGATGCCTATCATGAACATCAGGCAAATCTTCTGCGTCAAG ATCTGATGCGACGCCAGGAAGAATTAAGGCGAATGGAAGAACTTCACAATCAAGAAATGCAGAAACGAAAAGAAATGCAATTAAG GCAAGAAGAGGAACGACgtagaagggaagaagagatgaTGATTCGTCAGCGTGAGATGGAAGAACAAATGAGACGCCAAAGAGAGGAAAGTTATAGCCGAATGGGCTACATGGATCCA agagaaagagacatgagAATGGGTGGTGGAGGAGCAATGAACATGGGAG ATCCCTATGGTTCAGGAGGCCAGAAATTTCCACCTttaggtggtggtggtggaataGGTTATGAAGCTAACCCTGGAGTTCCACCAGCAACCATGAGTGGTTCCATGATGGGAAGCGACATG CGTACTGAGCGCTTTGGGCAGGGAGGTGCGGGACCTGTGGGTGGACAGGGTCCTAGAGGAATGGGGCCTGGAACTCCAGCAGGATATGGTAGAGGGAGAGAAGAGTATGAAGGCCCAAACAAAAAACCCCGATTTTAG